The Plasmodium gaboni strain SY75 chromosome Unknown, whole genome shotgun sequence genomic sequence AGCTATTATTAATGGAAAGGATACACCTGATAATATTTACTTAATCAAGGAAGAACAATGCAAGAAATTATTTATGGATTATGAAAAATGGTTTATCTCTCTAAATAACCAATGGAAGGGCTTATCtaaaaaatacaataatattaagaaaaacaaaaccTCTAGTAGTAATACACCAAATGAGGAATGTGCTCTATTCTACGTAACAAATAAATGCAATGAATGTAATTGTAATTTGAAGGATATAGAAGATATAAGTAAAAGAGCTACTGTTAATGATAATACAGTATTAAAAGAACTCGTCAAAATAATAGAACTTGATACTGATACTTCTCGTACacaaatacaaaatatatcaaaGAATACTAATTTGAATCCAAAAAGTATAAAAACAGCTATAGATACTACTAAAGAAATAGTTTCATATGGATTGATTGGTACCATG encodes the following:
- a CDS encoding putative EMP1-like protein, with product DDNTHQFLRWLTEWTQQFCKEKITRSEIIKEKCEAIINGKDTPDNIYLIKEEQCKKLFMDYEKWFISLNNQWKGLSKKYNNIKKNKTSSSNTPNEECALFYVTNKCNECNCNLKDIEDISKRATVNDNTVLKELVKIIELDTDTSRTQIQNISKNTNLNPKSIKTAIDTTKEIVSYGLIGTMGVTELGLRTADFVAKKIQDLYNEIIKPVDKKADTSSDNLTFYENTN